The following coding sequences lie in one Yamadazyma tenuis chromosome 3, complete sequence genomic window:
- a CDS encoding uncharacterized protein (EggNog:ENOG503Q19K; COG:A) — MDKLERIKKLKEARKSASQENDKEVGIEKRIKRLQEVKSRSDKVLVPDHPSEKPNNPEDKSKVLNYTIEDTDKWNQKQEAKRLKKGKGFENLNQVAAMTYKKEIAELAIDKEAYKKHQQQFKHKSGDRESIHNDLGLNHKPSLEASKALVESIQESDARKMKKRRKKDDGTTDAFINQKNRDFNRKLDRQLLSKD, encoded by the coding sequence ATGGACAAGCTAGAGAGAATAAAGAAATTAAAAGAGGCCCGAAAGTCTGCGTCCCAAGAAAACGacaaagaagttggcatAGAGAAGAGGATAAAACGACTACAAGAAGTCAAAAGTCGTTCAGATAAAGTATTAGTTCCCGATCACCCTCTGGAGAAACCAAACAACCCTGAGGATAAATCAAAAGTATTGAACTATACGATTGAAGACACAGATAAATGGAACCAGAAACAGGAGGCTAAGCGTCTTAAGAAAGGCAAAGGATTCGAGAACTTGAATCAAGTAGCTGCAATGACTTATAAAAAGGAAATAGCCGAGTTGGCAATCGATAAAGAAGCATACAAGAAACACCAACAGCAATTCAAACACAAGTCCGGCGACAGAGAAAGTATACATAACGATCTAGGGCTCAACCATAAACCCAGTTTGGAAGCATCCAAGGCTCTTGTGGAATCTATTCAAGAAAGTGATGCCaggaagatgaaaaagCGTAGAAAAAAAGACGATGGAACCACAGATGCCTTCATAAATCAGAAAAATCGAGACTTCAACCGGAAACTAGATCGCCAGTTGTTATCGAAGGACTGA